Proteins co-encoded in one Bacillus sp. FSL H8-0547 genomic window:
- a CDS encoding PAS domain S-box protein → MKQETESEYQVLPQAELFAVMNDSGRFQFMSANSEEHLGFKSSEMIGTTLKEYVHKDDLFLVESYFYNEHHLHPCTFRFMLKNETYIWLEADIDFIRTAAAEENQIILKLKIPKPSQHGDPARRVQLNNPFLSEESQEISVHATELLKKLPCPLFISQKGQLCYVNQALIDLLGGSSKEDLLGKDVLDIIDHDYHDIVKNRIQRMQQGSYVGLIEQTWRRLDGTPVEVEIKAAPAIYKNKPAELVVLIDISSRKKFQKILQKSRERYQLLIQNSIDTIAVIHRDKWVFINESGVKLFEAGDYPDMLGKNVFALLEQEDHEQVREKLRSIVEEKSEVEVTKQSWHTYNGSTIYTEMVCIPTTYFGERAVQVILRDISDRKKAEELMLRSEKLSVAGQLAAGIAHEIRNPLTAIKGFLQLMHSSNRHDQGYYEIVFSELNRIELILSELLMLAKPQERVLKKTDLTALVSDVATLLETQAIMNNVIIQTVPQEEKLFIHCDQNQLKQVFINLIKNAIDSMPKGGAIQLRFEKAEGFIFVHVKDEGEGIPKEALKKIGEPFYTTKEKGTGLGLMITYKIIENHKGSMSIESEPGMGTVFSLKLPEA, encoded by the coding sequence ATGAAGCAGGAAACAGAAAGCGAATATCAGGTATTGCCGCAGGCAGAGCTGTTTGCAGTGATGAACGACAGCGGCAGGTTTCAGTTTATGTCTGCAAACAGCGAAGAGCACCTGGGCTTTAAAAGCAGTGAAATGATTGGCACGACATTGAAGGAATATGTTCATAAAGACGATCTTTTTTTAGTGGAGAGCTATTTTTACAATGAACATCATCTTCATCCGTGCACCTTTCGTTTCATGTTAAAGAATGAAACCTATATATGGCTGGAAGCTGATATTGATTTTATAAGAACAGCAGCTGCAGAGGAAAATCAGATTATTCTTAAGCTGAAAATTCCAAAACCAAGCCAGCATGGAGATCCGGCAAGGCGTGTGCAGCTGAATAATCCCTTTTTAAGTGAAGAATCACAGGAAATAAGTGTTCATGCGACAGAACTGCTGAAGAAACTGCCATGTCCCCTGTTTATATCCCAGAAGGGTCAGCTTTGCTATGTAAATCAGGCCCTTATTGATCTGCTTGGAGGATCCTCAAAAGAAGATCTTCTTGGGAAAGATGTTCTTGATATCATCGATCATGATTACCATGACATTGTAAAAAACCGCATACAAAGAATGCAGCAGGGCTCCTATGTAGGCCTTATTGAACAAACGTGGAGAAGGCTTGACGGAACACCGGTTGAAGTGGAAATTAAAGCGGCCCCCGCCATTTATAAAAACAAGCCGGCGGAACTGGTCGTTCTGATTGATATTTCATCACGCAAGAAGTTCCAGAAAATCCTTCAGAAAAGCAGGGAACGGTATCAGCTCCTGATTCAGAATTCCATTGATACTATTGCCGTTATTCACAGAGACAAATGGGTTTTTATTAATGAGTCGGGAGTAAAGCTTTTTGAAGCTGGAGACTATCCTGATATGCTCGGCAAAAACGTCTTTGCCTTATTGGAACAGGAAGATCATGAACAGGTGAGGGAGAAACTCCGCAGTATTGTCGAAGAAAAGTCTGAAGTGGAAGTAACGAAGCAATCCTGGCATACATACAACGGCAGCACAATTTATACGGAAATGGTCTGCATTCCCACCACTTATTTTGGCGAAAGGGCCGTTCAGGTCATTTTAAGGGATATTTCTGACCGGAAAAAGGCAGAGGAACTGATGCTTCGCTCTGAAAAACTTTCCGTAGCAGGACAGCTGGCAGCCGGCATTGCCCATGAAATCCGCAATCCGCTGACGGCTATCAAGGGGTTTTTGCAGCTTATGCATTCTTCAAACCGTCACGATCAAGGGTACTACGAAATTGTCTTTTCTGAGCTGAACCGGATTGAACTGATCCTGAGCGAGCTGCTGATGCTCGCAAAACCTCAGGAAAGGGTCCTGAAAAAAACGGACTTAACAGCTCTGGTAAGTGATGTTGCAACGCTTCTTGAAACGCAGGCGATCATGAATAATGTCATCATCCAAACCGTTCCCCAGGAAGAAAAGCTGTTTATCCACTGTGATCAGAACCAGCTGAAACAGGTGTTCATTAATCTGATTAAAAATGCGATTGATTCCATGCCTAAAGGAGGAGCCATTCAGCTTCGTTTCGAAAAAGCGGAAGGTTTCATTTTTGTGCATGTGAAAGATGAAGGGGAGGGAATACCTAAAGAAGCCCTGAAAAAAATCGGCGAACCATTCTACACGACGAAAGAAAAGGGAACAGGCCTTGGCTTGATGATCACTTATAAAATCATTGAAAATCATAAAGGCAGCATGAGCATTGAGAGCGAGCCTGGAATGGGCACGGTTTTTTCACTGAAGCTGCCGGAAGCTTGA
- a CDS encoding carboxymuconolactone decarboxylase family protein: protein MGFYSPENIQLMKRFPDLAPELYQSYTAFSKAVLSDGHLTKKDKEIIAVAVSHATECPYCIDFHTKKAKKEGASAEELFEAVMVSAAIEAGGAYAHRMQMHRAYDGDAADAFYKSSDLADLKTMTDLTPEIGASAHAFFSKAMAAGKLSAKQKQLIAVAVAHTSECPYCIASHTAGAKQEGCSMEELAEAAITAALLRSGGVVTHAVNMLKSFEGENENSTHN from the coding sequence ATGGGGTTTTACTCTCCTGAAAACATTCAGCTTATGAAGAGGTTTCCTGATCTTGCGCCTGAGCTTTATCAGTCATATACTGCATTCAGCAAAGCGGTGCTGAGTGACGGACATTTAACAAAAAAGGACAAGGAAATCATTGCTGTGGCTGTTTCTCATGCAACGGAATGTCCTTACTGCATTGATTTTCATACGAAAAAAGCAAAGAAAGAAGGGGCAAGTGCGGAGGAATTATTTGAAGCAGTTATGGTCTCGGCTGCAATCGAAGCAGGCGGTGCCTATGCCCATAGAATGCAGATGCACAGGGCATACGACGGAGATGCTGCAGATGCATTTTATAAAAGCTCTGATCTTGCTGATTTAAAAACGATGACCGATTTGACTCCGGAAATCGGAGCTTCGGCCCATGCTTTTTTTTCTAAGGCAATGGCTGCGGGCAAGCTTTCGGCCAAACAAAAGCAGCTGATTGCAGTGGCGGTGGCGCACACGTCAGAATGTCCCTATTGCATTGCCTCCCATACAGCAGGTGCCAAACAGGAAGGCTGCTCTATGGAAGAACTGGCGGAAGCGGCAATAACAGCAGCACTATTAAGGTCAGGCGGCGTTGTCACACATGCGGTGAATATGCTGAAATCCTTTGAGGGTGAAAACGAAAACTCTACACATAATTGA
- a CDS encoding penicillin-binding protein 2: protein MTEQGNSQADLRKLKKKRLIRINVFFFFVFLLFVALIIRLGVVQIVQGEEFSKEVSRTESNYASFPAPRGKMYDRNGNVLVENIGVDAITYTVEKTTKAKDKLETAAKLASLIDVPSDFLKERDLKDYWVATNPEEAADLLTEKEKSKKGSETYKLQIDRVPVKELDALKANPVELEIAALYTRFSSGYAYEPQIVTATGLTKDEELTKDELTRVAENLEDLPGVDIITDWKRSYPNGDLLTGVFGSVTTPKQGILEARKSYYTARGYARNERVGRSNLEYQYEDYLNPRKSKVQYVTDTSGNVISESVIDEGRRGYDLKLSFDLDLQKQLDQIVEEELKVARGKSGNYLVDRAFAVMMDPHTGDVLAMSGKKYSFEEGKINDYIVGNFTTQYEIGSTIKGATVLAGYQHGIPRGTVYVDTPMKLKGAPDKKSVRNMGPVSDIRALQKSSNVYMFRIALEIAGETYIPNGPLDISASDYQRLRNYYSQFGLGVPTGIDLPNESIGLQTSASDPGKLVDMAIGQFDTYTPLQMAQYVSVIANGGYRVEPRIVTSIHSPNEEKQLGPIVTEHEPTILNRINNSPEDIRQVQRGFEAVTKTEGTAAGVFGEYDVAGKTGTSQTSYYGELSKKAYWGTDTNNLAFVGYYPASKPEVAISVLVPYTGLRAGHPVNKNIAKRAIEAYANLDPKPQNQDADSSADASSQEEAGQE, encoded by the coding sequence TTGACTGAGCAAGGCAATAGTCAGGCGGATTTGCGGAAATTAAAGAAAAAACGCTTAATCCGCATCAACGTTTTCTTTTTCTTTGTGTTTTTGCTGTTTGTAGCACTTATTATCCGGCTTGGTGTTGTGCAGATTGTCCAGGGAGAGGAGTTTTCCAAGGAAGTCAGCCGCACAGAGTCCAACTATGCCAGTTTTCCTGCTCCGCGGGGCAAGATGTATGACAGGAACGGAAATGTCCTTGTTGAAAACATCGGTGTAGACGCGATTACGTATACGGTTGAAAAAACAACCAAAGCAAAAGACAAGCTCGAGACTGCTGCGAAACTGGCTTCATTAATTGACGTTCCATCCGATTTTCTTAAGGAACGGGATTTGAAGGACTACTGGGTGGCAACGAATCCTGAAGAGGCAGCAGACCTCTTAACAGAAAAGGAAAAATCGAAAAAAGGCAGTGAAACCTATAAACTTCAGATCGACCGGGTACCAGTAAAAGAACTGGATGCATTAAAAGCAAATCCTGTAGAACTTGAAATAGCGGCTCTTTATACCCGTTTTTCATCCGGCTATGCCTATGAGCCCCAAATTGTAACAGCTACAGGCCTGACAAAAGATGAAGAGCTGACAAAGGACGAGCTGACACGCGTGGCTGAAAATCTTGAAGATCTGCCGGGTGTGGATATCATCACGGACTGGAAACGTTCCTATCCTAACGGCGACCTTCTAACAGGGGTTTTCGGCAGTGTTACAACTCCTAAACAGGGAATTCTTGAAGCAAGAAAATCATATTACACAGCCCGCGGATATGCACGCAACGAACGGGTTGGACGAAGCAACCTTGAGTATCAGTACGAGGACTATCTGAATCCGAGAAAATCAAAAGTGCAATATGTGACGGACACAAGCGGCAATGTCATTTCCGAATCGGTCATCGACGAGGGAAGACGCGGCTATGATCTAAAACTGTCCTTTGACCTTGATCTGCAGAAGCAGCTCGATCAAATTGTCGAAGAAGAACTGAAAGTTGCCCGCGGAAAATCCGGAAATTACCTCGTGGACAGAGCCTTTGCGGTCATGATGGACCCTCATACAGGCGACGTGCTTGCCATGTCGGGTAAGAAGTACAGTTTTGAAGAGGGGAAGATAAACGATTATATTGTAGGGAACTTTACAACTCAGTATGAAATAGGCTCTACTATTAAAGGGGCAACTGTTTTGGCTGGATATCAACATGGAATACCAAGGGGCACTGTCTACGTTGATACTCCGATGAAACTGAAAGGTGCTCCTGATAAAAAGTCAGTCAGAAATATGGGGCCTGTCTCTGACATAAGAGCTCTTCAAAAAAGTTCAAACGTTTATATGTTCAGAATCGCTCTTGAAATTGCAGGGGAGACATACATTCCAAATGGACCTCTTGATATTTCAGCGAGTGATTATCAGCGTCTGCGGAATTATTACAGCCAATTCGGACTTGGTGTGCCGACAGGAATTGATCTTCCTAATGAATCAATTGGTCTGCAAACAAGTGCGAGTGATCCGGGTAAGCTTGTCGATATGGCAATAGGCCAGTTTGATACGTATACTCCGCTTCAAATGGCTCAGTACGTATCCGTTATAGCTAATGGAGGCTACCGTGTTGAACCGCGGATTGTAACAAGTATACATTCACCGAATGAAGAAAAACAGCTTGGACCGATTGTAACTGAACATGAACCAACTATTCTAAATCGAATAAATAACTCACCGGAAGACATAAGACAAGTGCAGCGGGGATTTGAAGCCGTTACAAAAACTGAAGGTACGGCAGCAGGAGTCTTTGGTGAATACGATGTAGCAGGGAAAACTGGAACATCCCAAACAAGCTATTATGGTGAGCTGAGCAAGAAAGCATATTGGGGTACTGATACAAATAATTTAGCTTTCGTAGGGTATTACCCTGCATCAAAGCCTGAAGTAGCTATCAGTGTATTGGTTCCTTATACTGGGCTGCGGGCAGGGCATCCTGTAAACAAAAATATCGCCAAGCGCGCAATCGAAGCCTATGCAAACCTAGATCCTAAACCTCAGAATCAGGATGCAGACAGTTCGGCTGATGCCTCTTCACAGGAAGAAGCCGGGCAGGAATAA
- a CDS encoding CAP domain-containing protein: protein MKKKSIALSVAAAATIFTFNAGGQTADAAAPQQSNMQVKAYQIAGQNCNLNQEQTQDMLKNINNPELQKMVEEQLSQFKAQQGQAAPQAPQQEQAQAPKQEAAPAPAQQQAPEAKEEAPKQEQTQAAVSEFEKKVVELTNAEREKQGLKPLQLDEELSKVAKEKSKDMQSKNYFDHNSPTYGSPFDMMKKFGVEYTTAGENIAKGQASPEEVVQAWMNSEGHRKNIMNADFTHIGVGHVEEGNYWTQMFIGK, encoded by the coding sequence ATGAAAAAGAAGTCTATTGCACTTTCAGTTGCAGCAGCAGCTACTATTTTTACATTTAATGCGGGTGGACAAACTGCAGATGCAGCAGCTCCACAGCAATCAAATATGCAAGTTAAAGCTTATCAAATTGCCGGTCAAAACTGCAATTTAAATCAGGAACAAACACAGGATATGCTGAAAAACATCAACAATCCTGAGCTTCAAAAAATGGTTGAAGAGCAGCTGAGCCAGTTTAAAGCACAGCAAGGACAGGCTGCACCGCAGGCACCTCAGCAAGAGCAAGCTCAAGCGCCTAAGCAAGAAGCAGCTCCAGCACCTGCACAGCAGCAGGCACCTGAAGCAAAAGAAGAAGCTCCAAAGCAAGAGCAAACTCAGGCTGCAGTAAGTGAATTTGAGAAAAAAGTTGTAGAGCTTACAAATGCAGAGCGTGAAAAGCAAGGTCTAAAACCTCTTCAGCTTGACGAAGAACTAAGCAAAGTAGCTAAAGAAAAGTCTAAAGACATGCAAAGCAAGAACTACTTTGACCACAACAGCCCAACTTACGGATCACCATTTGATATGATGAAAAAGTTCGGCGTTGAGTATACAACTGCAGGCGAAAACATTGCAAAAGGACAAGCTTCTCCTGAAGAAGTTGTACAAGCATGGATGAACTCTGAAGGTCACCGCAAAAACATCATGAACGCTGACTTCACACACATCGGTGTGGGCCACGTTGAAGAAGGCAACTACTGGACTCAAATGTTCATCGGAAAATAA
- a CDS encoding GNAT family N-acetyltransferase: MEITIRKLNSGESAPMHLLLEADPEEKAIQKYLHKSLVFLAEHKEQTAGVLVLVKRSSTSLEVMNLAVDNAFRRKGIAKKLLARAKKEGETEGFTFLEIGTGNSSLDQLALYQKCGFRLDGIIKNYFLDHYDKPIYENGIPCLDMVRLKMPLT; encoded by the coding sequence ATGGAAATCACCATCAGAAAACTGAATAGCGGGGAATCTGCTCCAATGCACCTGCTGCTTGAAGCAGATCCTGAGGAAAAAGCCATTCAAAAGTATCTTCATAAGAGCCTCGTTTTTTTGGCAGAACATAAAGAACAGACGGCTGGTGTACTGGTTCTCGTTAAACGTTCATCCACATCATTAGAAGTGATGAATCTTGCAGTTGATAATGCATTCCGGAGAAAAGGAATTGCAAAGAAACTGCTGGCACGTGCCAAAAAGGAAGGGGAAACTGAAGGTTTTACTTTTCTTGAAATTGGTACAGGCAATTCAAGCCTTGACCAGCTGGCCCTTTATCAAAAGTGCGGCTTCAGGTTAGACGGAATTATCAAGAATTACTTCCTGGATCATTATGATAAGCCAATTTATGAAAATGGAATACCATGTCTTGATATGGTCCGCCTGAAAATGCCCTTGACATAA
- a CDS encoding SDR family oxidoreductase produces MYLGFKGKTALVAASSQGLGRAVAEALAIEGANVMITSRDPEKLHRVKEEISKKASGRIEYKACDLSNGEEIVQLVEKTAKRFGTIDLLVNNAGGPPTGTFEMMTDEDWQKSFELNVMSHVRLIRTVLPYMRGKGGKIVNIASSSVKEPIPGLVLSNTFRLGIVGLTKTLASELAPYQILINTAAPGRIATDRTASLDQAAAERLGIRAEDAEEENKKKIPAGRYGTPEEFAAYVLFLLSDANTYMTGQTQLIDGGMVKSV; encoded by the coding sequence ATGTATTTAGGTTTTAAGGGGAAAACGGCACTTGTTGCAGCATCCAGCCAGGGACTTGGAAGAGCTGTTGCCGAGGCACTTGCAATAGAGGGCGCTAACGTCATGATTACCAGCAGAGACCCTGAAAAATTGCACAGGGTTAAAGAAGAGATTTCCAAAAAAGCATCCGGCAGAATTGAATACAAAGCATGCGATCTTTCAAATGGAGAGGAAATTGTGCAGCTTGTAGAGAAGACAGCGAAACGCTTTGGAACAATAGACCTTCTTGTTAACAATGCAGGAGGCCCGCCGACAGGCACATTTGAAATGATGACAGATGAAGACTGGCAAAAGTCTTTCGAATTGAACGTCATGAGCCATGTCAGACTGATCAGAACGGTCCTTCCTTATATGAGAGGAAAAGGAGGCAAGATTGTTAATATCGCCTCATCTTCTGTTAAAGAACCAATCCCGGGACTTGTACTGTCCAATACGTTCCGGCTGGGTATTGTCGGCCTCACAAAGACGCTTGCATCCGAGCTTGCACCTTATCAGATTCTGATTAATACGGCAGCACCGGGGAGAATTGCGACGGATCGGACAGCCTCCCTTGATCAGGCGGCAGCAGAGCGGCTCGGTATTCGTGCTGAAGACGCAGAAGAGGAAAACAAAAAGAAAATTCCAGCGGGGAGGTATGGTACGCCGGAAGAATTTGCAGCCTATGTTCTCTTTTTGCTGTCAGATGCAAATACCTATATGACGGGTCAGACCCAGCTGATTGACGGAGGAATGGTTAAATCCGTATAG
- the splB gene encoding spore photoproduct lyase, translating into MVKPFVPQLVYIEPRALEYPLGVELKEKFEKMGLEIRETTSHNQVRNIPGKNDLQKYRNAKSTLVVGVRKTLDFDSSKPSAEYAIPLATGCMGHCHYCYLQTTMGSKPYIRTYVNTDEIFQRAQEYMEERAPQMTRFEASCTSDIVGIDHLTHSLKRAIEFFGNTDMGRLRFVTKFHHVDHLLDADHKGKTRFRFSINADYVIRNFEPGTSPLDKRIEAAVKVAKAGYPLGFIVAPIYIHEGWQEGYKELFTKLDELLPPEAREDITFEMIQHRFTKPAKRVIQKNYPKSKLEMKEDDRRYKWGRYGIGKYIYQKDEEAELRDTLESYIDDFFPNAKIEYFT; encoded by the coding sequence ATAGTGAAACCATTCGTGCCGCAGCTCGTCTATATCGAACCAAGGGCACTTGAATACCCTCTTGGAGTGGAGCTGAAAGAAAAATTTGAAAAGATGGGTCTTGAAATACGGGAAACAACTTCACATAATCAGGTGCGCAATATTCCCGGCAAGAACGATCTTCAGAAATACCGGAATGCGAAATCAACATTAGTCGTCGGAGTCCGAAAAACATTGGACTTTGATTCATCAAAGCCATCTGCTGAGTATGCCATACCTCTTGCTACAGGATGCATGGGGCATTGTCATTATTGTTACTTGCAGACGACGATGGGATCTAAGCCTTATATCAGAACGTACGTGAATACAGACGAAATCTTTCAGCGGGCTCAGGAATACATGGAAGAACGGGCGCCGCAAATGACCCGTTTTGAAGCCTCCTGTACATCTGATATCGTCGGAATTGATCATTTGACACATTCACTTAAACGGGCCATTGAGTTTTTTGGAAACACTGATATGGGCCGCCTGCGTTTTGTGACAAAATTTCACCATGTCGATCACTTGCTGGATGCCGATCACAAAGGGAAGACGAGATTTCGGTTCAGTATTAATGCTGATTATGTCATCCGGAATTTTGAACCTGGAACATCGCCGCTTGATAAACGCATTGAAGCTGCAGTTAAAGTTGCCAAGGCAGGATATCCGCTCGGATTCATAGTTGCGCCAATCTATATCCACGAGGGATGGCAGGAAGGCTATAAAGAACTCTTTACAAAACTTGATGAACTGCTGCCGCCGGAAGCAAGAGAGGATATAACCTTTGAGATGATTCAGCACAGGTTTACAAAACCTGCCAAGCGTGTTATTCAAAAAAACTATCCTAAGTCAAAACTGGAAATGAAAGAAGATGACCGCCGCTATAAGTGGGGAAGATATGGAATCGGAAAATATATTTATCAAAAAGATGAAGAAGCCGAATTAAGAGATACGCTTGAGAGCTATATCGATGACTTTTTTCCGAATGCAAAAATTGAATATTTCACTTGA
- a CDS encoding transcriptional regulator SplA domain-containing protein, producing MEKKDVRAGDKVYVIYRNPHAANVANIQQAEVVDHPTEPGQKALFIHDSYHLLDEEDAIFPSYSDAEEMYNKLFDYEQYE from the coding sequence ATGGAGAAAAAAGATGTCAGAGCAGGCGATAAGGTGTATGTGATCTACCGAAACCCCCATGCAGCAAATGTAGCAAATATTCAGCAGGCAGAAGTAGTCGATCATCCGACAGAGCCCGGACAAAAAGCTTTGTTTATCCATGATTCATACCATTTACTTGACGAAGAAGACGCGATTTTCCCTTCATACTCAGATGCAGAAGAGATGTACAACAAGCTGTTTGATTACGAGCAATACGAGTAA
- a CDS encoding ATP-binding protein yields the protein MNRIENQDLRKKLLLKSMWVIFILDALFILVIERSYKYFPIVLIFAGILLCYTFLLRSIKKDSFFVWSSLGLIYCYLFALNYTDPYIVNFIFLLFPVIFSAVFQNLKVVFITGAVTICSQFYFFLNGYEIISSSFEKIDVMYYVFFAIIIVVILFYYIKYINYLWEKVQRQNDKVSRNLKTTEAKFDLVFSQSHDAIAIIDPERTVKDVNPAFTDLYGWSNQEIAGSLFPFHSAEKSGVSSRRDRTKSGKTIEVEVTTTPLYNPSGELIAYCEMIRDVTEKKEEELALFQHEKLKVAGQMAAGVAHEIRNPLTVIQGFLQMMDEKKDIIDPHYTKIMLQELKRMNSIVSEFLILSKPQAVYKKEMNMKELIQSIIRFFETESALKNIGIQFKCSAEQLPVKGDENQVKQVLINLLKNAFDAMSGGGKILVEACADKDCIRVIITDEGEGIPQHLLTQIRKPFFTTKEKGTGLGLVITEKIIRQHGGTLAISGQKGSGTTVTATFPASLSGNG from the coding sequence GTGAACCGGATAGAAAATCAAGATTTGAGAAAAAAACTCCTGCTGAAGTCCATGTGGGTCATCTTTATTTTGGACGCGCTCTTTATTTTAGTCATTGAAAGAAGCTATAAATATTTTCCGATCGTTTTGATCTTTGCCGGCATCCTCCTGTGCTATACCTTCCTTCTAAGGTCTATAAAGAAGGACTCTTTTTTTGTCTGGAGTTCCCTCGGGCTTATCTATTGCTATTTATTTGCCTTAAACTACACAGATCCATATATAGTGAATTTTATTTTTTTGCTTTTCCCAGTCATTTTCAGCGCCGTGTTTCAAAATCTGAAGGTTGTCTTCATAACAGGTGCAGTCACCATCTGCAGCCAGTTTTATTTTTTTCTGAACGGTTATGAAATCATCTCGTCTTCGTTTGAAAAAATAGATGTCATGTACTATGTCTTTTTTGCAATCATCATTGTTGTTATTCTGTTCTACTACATCAAATATATAAATTACCTATGGGAAAAAGTCCAGCGGCAAAACGACAAGGTGTCAAGAAACCTGAAAACAACTGAGGCGAAATTTGACCTTGTTTTTTCACAAAGTCATGACGCCATAGCGATCATTGATCCTGAGCGAACGGTAAAAGATGTAAACCCCGCGTTTACAGACCTTTACGGCTGGAGCAATCAGGAAATTGCAGGAAGTCTCTTTCCATTTCATTCAGCAGAAAAATCAGGCGTCAGTTCAAGGAGAGACAGAACGAAATCCGGCAAGACCATAGAAGTCGAAGTGACGACTACACCTCTTTATAATCCTTCAGGAGAATTGATTGCCTATTGCGAAATGATACGCGATGTTACAGAGAAAAAAGAAGAAGAGCTTGCCCTTTTTCAGCATGAAAAACTGAAGGTAGCGGGTCAAATGGCTGCGGGCGTTGCCCATGAGATCAGAAATCCGCTGACGGTGATTCAGGGTTTTCTGCAAATGATGGATGAAAAGAAAGACATTATTGACCCGCACTATACAAAGATCATGCTTCAGGAACTGAAACGGATGAACAGTATCGTAAGTGAGTTTCTAATCCTTTCAAAACCTCAGGCTGTGTACAAGAAAGAAATGAATATGAAAGAACTCATCCAGTCCATCATCCGTTTTTTTGAAACGGAAAGTGCCCTTAAAAATATCGGCATTCAGTTCAAGTGCAGCGCAGAACAGCTCCCGGTAAAGGGTGATGAAAATCAAGTTAAGCAGGTTCTGATCAACCTCTTAAAAAATGCGTTTGATGCAATGTCAGGCGGCGGAAAGATCCTGGTTGAAGCATGTGCTGATAAAGACTGCATCAGAGTAATAATCACGGATGAGGGCGAGGGGATACCCCAACATCTGCTTACTCAGATCCGCAAGCCTTTCTTTACAACAAAGGAAAAAGGGACAGGGCTCGGTCTTGTTATTACTGAAAAGATTATTCGCCAGCATGGCGGAACACTTGCCATATCGGGCCAAAAAGGTTCAGGTACGACGGTTACGGCGACTTTTCCTGCATCACTTTCTGGAAATGGGTAA